The Myxococcus guangdongensis genome has a window encoding:
- a CDS encoding linear amide C-N hydrolase: MCTDFLVVASDKSVVNGRSMEFGVDLNSKLLVRAPGSKFASPSPSGLTNGLAWSSKYGYVGLTGKGDLPIIVDGLNTEGLSTGCLWLPDSRYPKVTENSKALALAYFAGWVLGNFATVAEVRGALEKGEAQVWEADWLAQYLPLHFPIHDAQGNSLVVEFLDGVMHLHDNPVAVLTNAPPFPFQLKNLREYVGLSPWDAKKVELGSESFAQPGHGSGLRGLPGDPMPPSRFVRATYLKNFARPVANASEATTLAFHLLNTVDIPRGTVRALNENTQKEEDDYTQWTVVKDLTHNVLNVRFYEDPLIYSVDLESLDFQAANGKTFAVPSSPGSIDITDKLTR; encoded by the coding sequence ATGTGCACCGACTTCCTCGTCGTCGCCTCGGATAAGAGCGTGGTCAATGGACGCAGCATGGAGTTCGGCGTCGACCTCAACTCCAAGCTGCTCGTCAGGGCCCCTGGCTCGAAGTTCGCCTCGCCCTCGCCCTCGGGACTCACCAATGGCCTGGCGTGGAGCTCCAAGTACGGCTACGTGGGCCTCACCGGGAAGGGTGACCTGCCCATCATCGTCGATGGCCTGAACACGGAGGGGCTGTCCACCGGCTGCCTGTGGCTGCCGGACTCGCGCTACCCGAAGGTCACCGAGAACTCGAAGGCGCTGGCGCTGGCGTACTTCGCCGGCTGGGTGCTGGGGAACTTCGCCACCGTCGCGGAGGTGCGCGGGGCGCTCGAGAAGGGCGAGGCGCAGGTCTGGGAGGCGGACTGGCTGGCGCAGTACCTGCCGCTGCACTTCCCCATCCATGACGCCCAGGGCAACAGCCTGGTGGTGGAGTTCCTCGACGGCGTGATGCACCTGCACGACAACCCCGTCGCCGTGCTCACCAACGCGCCGCCCTTCCCGTTCCAGCTGAAGAACCTGCGCGAGTACGTGGGCCTGTCCCCGTGGGACGCGAAGAAGGTGGAGCTGGGCAGCGAGAGCTTCGCGCAGCCCGGCCACGGCAGCGGCCTGCGCGGGTTGCCCGGAGACCCGATGCCTCCGTCCCGCTTCGTGCGCGCCACGTACCTCAAGAACTTCGCGCGCCCCGTCGCCAACGCCTCCGAGGCCACCACCCTCGCCTTCCACCTCCTCAACACGGTGGACATCCCGCGAGGCACCGTGCGCGCACTCAACGAGAACACCCAGAAGGAAGAGGACGACTACACGCAGTGGACCGTGGTGAAGGACCTCACCCACAACGTCCTCAACGTGCGGTTCTACGAGGACCCGCTCATCTACTCGGTGGACCTCGAGTCGCTCGACTTCCAGGCCGCCAACGGGAAGACCTTCGCCGTGCCCTCGAGCCCCGGGTCCATCGACATCACGGACAAGCTGACGCGCTGA
- a CDS encoding GNAT family N-acetyltransferase, producing MSNSRVVVIDHHAPALQSAFCDYVPRVFRTVDFKRWREWGEWTDDYRAFGVIEDGRVVANASVMRMCLRVEGRDVIGYQLGAVGCVPERRGHGLARVAMEAAMEALGDAPVILFANKTVLDFYPRFGFAPRAQCLFGVDHEVTPSADPAPTLELADPAIRQGLLTLASTGTPVTERFGARLHARIASWYAAANFARPLRQLREDAWVFASVEDGVLHIDDVFATEVFDLRPYLGRLVTEPVKQLQFGFTPERWWPDARVLEEDAEADLFVRGLSLPTGPDRFPVMART from the coding sequence ATGTCGAACTCCCGAGTCGTGGTCATCGACCACCATGCTCCCGCGCTGCAATCCGCCTTCTGCGACTACGTGCCCCGGGTCTTCCGCACCGTGGACTTCAAGCGCTGGCGCGAGTGGGGCGAGTGGACCGACGACTACCGCGCGTTCGGCGTCATCGAGGACGGGCGCGTGGTGGCGAACGCGTCGGTGATGCGCATGTGCCTGCGCGTGGAGGGGCGCGACGTCATCGGCTACCAACTGGGCGCGGTGGGCTGTGTCCCCGAGCGCCGAGGACACGGCCTCGCGCGGGTGGCGATGGAGGCGGCGATGGAGGCCCTCGGCGACGCGCCCGTGATTCTGTTCGCGAACAAGACGGTGCTCGATTTCTATCCACGCTTCGGCTTCGCGCCGCGAGCGCAGTGCCTGTTCGGCGTGGACCACGAGGTGACGCCGTCGGCCGACCCCGCGCCGACGCTGGAGCTGGCCGACCCCGCCATCCGTCAGGGATTGCTGACGCTCGCGAGCACGGGCACGCCGGTGACGGAGCGCTTCGGCGCGCGGCTCCACGCGCGCATCGCGAGCTGGTACGCGGCGGCGAACTTCGCGCGCCCGCTGCGCCAGCTGCGCGAGGACGCGTGGGTCTTCGCGAGCGTGGAGGACGGCGTGCTCCACATCGACGACGTCTTCGCGACCGAGGTGTTCGACCTGCGCCCGTACCTGGGCCGACTGGTGACCGAGCCCGTGAAGCAGCTCCAGTTCGGCTTCACGCCGGAGCGCTGGTGGCCGGATGCGCGGGTGCTCGAGGAGGACGCGGAGGCGGACCTGTTCGTGCGCGGGCTGTCCTTGCCCACGGGGCCGGACCGCTTCCCAGTGATGGCGCGGACGTGA
- a CDS encoding AraC family transcriptional regulator yields the protein MSSPATLLTSWALALHRTLELRGLDSHGLFVKAGLNPGLLGDANARYPQEGLTRLWRLAVESSGDPAIGLEMARQVSPTTFHAVGYRLNASSTLREAFERLVHAVALVSDALRPAFTRDGDCYQVLLFDGGDGPHLCEEETDAVAYLLVRFCRVVYTRELSPREVLLRRQAPSDLRPYEKLFRCKVTFGANADVLVYERAPFEVTLPGANPELARINDELITRHLARHAGQDLVTRVRAMLLELMPQGEPSQEKVAERLHMSSRSLQRKLVDSGSGFRELLAETRRTLALSYLSEPGRSVSEIAYLLGFSDVSTFTRAFRRWTGQPPSRFGARSGS from the coding sequence ATGAGCTCTCCGGCGACCCTGTTGACGAGCTGGGCCCTCGCGCTCCATCGCACGCTGGAGCTGCGTGGCCTGGACTCCCACGGGCTGTTCGTGAAGGCCGGGTTGAATCCGGGGCTCCTGGGTGACGCCAACGCGCGCTATCCGCAGGAGGGGCTGACGCGGCTGTGGCGGCTGGCGGTGGAGAGCTCGGGGGACCCGGCGATTGGGCTGGAGATGGCGCGGCAGGTGAGCCCGACGACGTTCCACGCGGTGGGCTACCGGCTCAACGCGTCCAGCACGCTGCGCGAGGCCTTCGAGCGGCTGGTGCACGCGGTGGCGCTGGTGTCGGACGCGCTGCGGCCGGCCTTCACGCGGGATGGGGACTGCTATCAGGTGCTGCTCTTCGACGGCGGCGACGGGCCGCACCTGTGCGAGGAGGAGACGGACGCGGTGGCGTACCTGCTCGTGCGCTTCTGCCGGGTCGTCTACACGCGGGAGCTGTCCCCGCGCGAGGTGCTGCTGCGCCGGCAGGCGCCCTCGGACTTGAGGCCGTACGAGAAGCTGTTCCGGTGCAAGGTGACCTTCGGGGCCAACGCGGACGTGCTGGTGTACGAGCGGGCGCCGTTCGAGGTGACGCTGCCGGGGGCGAACCCGGAGCTGGCGCGCATCAACGACGAGCTCATCACCCGGCACCTGGCGAGGCACGCGGGGCAGGACCTGGTGACGCGGGTGCGCGCGATGCTGCTGGAGCTGATGCCCCAGGGCGAGCCGTCGCAGGAGAAGGTGGCGGAGCGGCTGCACATGAGCTCGCGCAGCCTGCAGCGCAAGCTGGTGGACTCGGGCTCGGGCTTCCGCGAGCTGCTCGCGGAGACCCGCCGCACGCTGGCGCTGTCCTATCTCTCCGAGCCCGGGCGCTCGGTGAGCGAAATCGCGTACCTGCTCGGCTTCTCCGACGTGAGCACCTTCACCCGCGCCTTCCGTCGGTGGACGGGACAGCCGCCCAGCCGCTTCGGCGCGCGCTCGGGCTCGTGA
- a CDS encoding YncE family protein, whose translation MTPTRLRGIQKSLLAAAALLAVMSPGFTPARAAPPSFIAFESGQVRPLALSPDRTRLFAVNTPDNSLSIFTVGANGLTLQSRVQVGLEPVAVAARNDNEVWVVNHLSDSVSVVSLTGTPRVVRTLLVGDEPRDIVFAGTGGRAFITTAHRGQHRTHASIAAVPGAGDPKLTTPGVGRADVWVFDPANLGATLGGTPVRILNFFGDTPRALTVSPDKQTVYAAVFKSGNQTTSILEETVCEGFNPYLPCLVNGSIYPGGSPGPGTNHEGIRAPEVALIVKYNNQTSRWQDELGRNWNNAVRFRLPDQDVFAVDANSLGQKAAYSQVGTTLFNMVTNPVTGTVYVSNTEAFNHVRFEGPGNYGGTTVQGHLAETRITAILGGSVLPRHLNKHLDYTKLATDPAFDRTAKNHSLATPVDMAVSSDGRTLYVAAYSSSKVGVFDTQALEADSFNPRLNSAAYIPISGGGPSGLILDEARGRLYVLTRFDNAVKVIDLATRAELGKQVLPNPEPAAVVQGRPILYDAATFSANGEASCASCHIFGDMDDLAWDLGNPDDDVTKNPIPGRLLGAAELLKPHINGSGNVEDFHPMKGPMTTQTLRGMVVSGPMHWRGDRSTGFFGTSGTDPNLSFMNFIVAFEGLLGRSTAPTQTEMQRFTDFQLQVQLPPNPVRNLDNSLTAAQQRGLDFYAGSRRSDGIPFGEGLGFTCEGCHRLSPAQGFYGTDGMASFENIPQIVKIPHLRNLYQKVGMFGNPTTPFFLAPDSGWQGDQVRGFGFVHDGAVDTVARFLSAIVFIPSLGVGFPLNNPDATRRDVEQLLLAFDTDLAPIVGQQVTLSSTNASAVGPRIDLLLQRARTPFASKILGTGVTECDLIAKVALGGRVKGFLFSPSGNGFIPDDGTTASVSDAALRNYAKTAGQEVTYTCVPPGSGPRIGLNR comes from the coding sequence ATGACTCCCACGAGACTCAGAGGTATCCAGAAGTCCTTGCTGGCGGCGGCGGCGCTGCTCGCCGTCATGTCGCCGGGCTTCACTCCCGCGCGCGCGGCGCCGCCGTCGTTCATCGCCTTCGAGAGCGGTCAGGTGCGCCCGCTGGCGTTGTCGCCGGACCGCACGCGGCTGTTCGCGGTGAACACGCCGGACAACAGCCTGTCCATCTTTACCGTGGGCGCCAATGGCCTGACGCTGCAATCGCGCGTGCAGGTGGGCCTGGAGCCCGTGGCTGTCGCCGCGCGCAACGACAATGAAGTCTGGGTGGTCAACCACCTGTCGGACAGCGTGAGCGTGGTGTCGCTCACGGGCACGCCGCGCGTGGTTCGCACGCTGCTGGTGGGGGACGAGCCGCGCGACATCGTCTTCGCGGGCACGGGGGGCCGGGCCTTCATCACCACGGCGCACCGAGGCCAGCACCGCACGCACGCGTCCATCGCGGCGGTGCCGGGCGCCGGAGACCCGAAGCTGACCACGCCGGGTGTGGGCCGCGCGGACGTCTGGGTGTTCGACCCGGCCAACCTGGGCGCCACGCTGGGCGGCACGCCCGTGCGCATCCTCAACTTCTTCGGAGACACCCCGCGCGCGCTGACGGTGAGCCCGGACAAGCAGACGGTGTACGCGGCCGTGTTCAAGTCGGGCAACCAGACGACCTCCATCCTGGAGGAGACCGTCTGTGAGGGCTTCAATCCCTATCTGCCCTGTCTGGTGAACGGCTCCATCTATCCGGGTGGAAGCCCCGGCCCGGGCACCAACCACGAGGGCATCCGCGCGCCCGAGGTGGCGCTCATCGTGAAGTACAACAACCAGACGAGCCGGTGGCAGGACGAGCTGGGGCGCAACTGGAACAACGCGGTGCGCTTCCGGCTGCCGGACCAGGACGTCTTCGCGGTGGACGCGAACTCGCTGGGGCAGAAGGCGGCGTACTCGCAGGTGGGCACCACGCTGTTCAACATGGTGACCAACCCGGTGACGGGCACGGTGTACGTGTCCAACACGGAGGCCTTCAACCACGTGCGCTTCGAGGGCCCCGGCAACTACGGCGGCACCACGGTGCAGGGCCACCTGGCGGAGACGCGCATCACCGCCATCCTCGGCGGCAGCGTGCTGCCCCGTCACCTCAACAAGCACCTGGACTACACGAAGCTGGCCACGGACCCGGCCTTCGACCGGACGGCGAAGAACCACAGCCTGGCCACGCCGGTGGACATGGCGGTGAGCTCGGACGGGCGCACGCTGTACGTGGCCGCGTACAGCTCCAGCAAGGTGGGCGTGTTCGACACGCAGGCCTTGGAGGCGGACAGCTTCAACCCTCGGCTCAACAGCGCGGCCTACATCCCCATCAGCGGCGGCGGCCCCAGCGGCCTCATCCTGGACGAGGCGCGAGGTCGCCTCTACGTGCTGACCCGCTTCGACAACGCGGTGAAGGTCATCGACCTGGCCACGCGCGCGGAGCTGGGCAAGCAGGTGCTGCCCAACCCGGAGCCCGCCGCCGTGGTGCAGGGCCGCCCCATCCTCTACGACGCGGCGACGTTCTCGGCGAACGGCGAGGCGTCGTGCGCCAGCTGCCACATCTTCGGTGACATGGATGACCTGGCGTGGGACTTGGGCAACCCGGATGACGACGTGACGAAGAACCCGATTCCGGGGCGCCTGCTGGGCGCGGCGGAGTTGCTCAAGCCGCACATCAACGGCTCGGGCAACGTGGAGGACTTCCACCCGATGAAGGGCCCCATGACGACGCAGACGTTGCGCGGCATGGTGGTGTCGGGGCCGATGCACTGGCGTGGCGACCGCTCCACGGGCTTCTTCGGCACGTCGGGGACGGACCCCAACCTGTCGTTCATGAACTTCATCGTCGCGTTCGAGGGGCTCCTGGGCCGCTCCACCGCGCCCACGCAGACGGAGATGCAGCGCTTCACCGACTTCCAGCTGCAGGTGCAGCTGCCGCCCAACCCGGTGCGCAACCTGGACAACTCGCTGACGGCGGCGCAGCAGCGGGGGTTGGACTTCTACGCGGGCTCACGCCGCTCGGACGGCATCCCGTTCGGGGAGGGATTGGGCTTCACGTGTGAGGGGTGCCACCGGCTGAGCCCGGCGCAGGGCTTCTACGGCACGGATGGCATGGCGAGCTTCGAGAACATCCCGCAGATCGTGAAGATTCCGCACCTGCGCAACCTGTACCAGAAGGTCGGCATGTTCGGGAACCCGACGACGCCGTTCTTCCTGGCGCCGGACAGCGGCTGGCAGGGGGACCAGGTGCGCGGGTTCGGCTTCGTGCACGACGGCGCGGTGGACACGGTGGCGCGCTTCCTGTCGGCCATCGTGTTCATCCCGAGCCTCGGCGTGGGCTTCCCGCTGAACAACCCGGATGCCACGCGGCGGGACGTGGAGCAGCTGTTGCTCGCGTTCGACACGGACCTGGCGCCCATCGTCGGGCAGCAGGTGACGCTGAGCAGCACGAATGCGTCGGCGGTGGGGCCGCGCATCGATTTGTTGCTGCAGCGTGCGCGCACGCCGTTCGCCTCGAAGATTCTGGGCACGGGCGTGACGGAGTGTGACCTCATCGCGAAGGTGGCGTTGGGGGGGCGGGTGAAGGGGTTCCTCTTCAGCCCGTCGGGCAACGGCTTCATCCCGGATGACGGCACCACGGCGAGCGTGTCGGACGCGGCGCTGCGCAACTACGCGAAGACGGCGGGCCAGGAGGTGACCTACACCTGCGTGCCGCCGGGCTCGGGTCCGCGCATCGGCCTCAATCGCTGA
- a CDS encoding putative metal-binding motif-containing protein, protein MQAKCIQVGMGLLLMCVMTACGSSESKGGPGPVVDDDAGVSEGPDAGTPDAGAPDAGPVDAGADGGVVEAGPPCEKTHGVCAGAKRARVDGAYESVCTALSYGADYEGAETRCDGLDNDCDGVTDPSSTSRVAALGFSVHGGLVSSLRTETGVWVAVLDSASEARILRLDSNLVLQGSSGVPYPWTRTGGAAALPRSARLVRTQEGPALYYATTEGALPPLRAYLVPLDGEGAPRTDGGGALVEYPVLDRELDSSASFVAASPTGERVVVLWRAGSEQAPPRQVMGKVTDARGQVLVAPKVLFESASGGTPYPASVLWLRNGEVLVAMGEAQSGVAQEVVRVRRLDESLEQVGEERVFTASESPMPLLVERGEAAGAPLVSPVLVLRGREAPDFRNRIQVTGSLFEGGMPTTWTEEPEGFVPWYGAYGGDGVVRLSWLSKVYDQEEGGAARFWGRLWAQEPGVAAVERTPALEPMRLTAEAQWVLMEKVAPRRMAAMYMVSTDEGLFLDAVRYCTQ, encoded by the coding sequence ATGCAAGCCAAGTGTATTCAGGTGGGGATGGGGTTGTTGTTGATGTGTGTGATGACGGCCTGTGGTTCATCGGAGTCGAAGGGTGGGCCGGGGCCGGTGGTCGACGACGACGCGGGTGTCTCCGAGGGGCCGGATGCGGGAACGCCGGATGCGGGGGCGCCGGACGCGGGGCCCGTGGACGCGGGCGCGGATGGGGGCGTGGTGGAGGCGGGGCCGCCGTGTGAGAAGACGCACGGGGTCTGCGCGGGCGCGAAGCGCGCGAGGGTGGATGGCGCGTACGAGTCGGTGTGCACGGCGCTCTCCTATGGCGCGGACTACGAGGGGGCGGAGACGCGGTGTGACGGGTTGGACAATGACTGTGATGGGGTGACGGACCCGTCGAGCACGTCTCGGGTGGCGGCGCTGGGCTTCTCGGTGCACGGTGGGTTGGTGTCGAGCCTCCGGACGGAGACGGGGGTGTGGGTGGCGGTGCTGGATTCGGCGAGCGAGGCGCGCATCCTGCGATTGGATTCGAACCTGGTGCTCCAGGGGAGCTCGGGGGTGCCGTATCCGTGGACGCGCACGGGAGGGGCGGCGGCGCTGCCGCGGAGCGCGAGGCTGGTGCGCACGCAGGAGGGGCCCGCGCTGTACTACGCGACGACGGAGGGGGCTTTGCCGCCGCTCCGGGCGTATCTGGTTCCGCTGGATGGGGAGGGTGCGCCGAGGACGGACGGTGGGGGCGCGCTGGTGGAGTATCCGGTGTTGGACCGGGAGCTCGACAGCTCGGCGTCGTTCGTGGCGGCGTCGCCGACGGGGGAGCGCGTGGTGGTGTTGTGGCGTGCGGGTTCCGAGCAGGCGCCGCCGCGGCAGGTGATGGGGAAGGTGACGGATGCGCGGGGGCAGGTGCTCGTGGCGCCGAAGGTGCTTTTCGAGAGCGCGTCGGGCGGGACGCCGTATCCAGCGAGTGTGCTGTGGCTGCGCAACGGCGAGGTGTTGGTGGCGATGGGGGAGGCGCAGTCGGGGGTGGCGCAGGAGGTGGTGCGGGTGCGCCGGCTCGACGAGTCGTTGGAGCAGGTGGGGGAGGAGCGGGTGTTCACGGCCTCGGAGTCACCGATGCCGTTGTTGGTGGAGCGGGGCGAGGCGGCGGGAGCGCCGTTGGTGTCGCCGGTGTTGGTGCTGCGGGGGCGGGAGGCGCCGGACTTCCGCAATCGCATTCAGGTGACGGGCAGCCTGTTCGAGGGAGGGATGCCTACGACCTGGACGGAGGAGCCCGAGGGGTTCGTGCCGTGGTACGGCGCGTACGGTGGCGACGGGGTGGTTCGGCTGTCCTGGTTGTCGAAGGTGTACGACCAGGAAGAGGGCGGCGCGGCGCGGTTCTGGGGGCGGCTGTGGGCGCAGGAGCCGGGCGTTGCGGCCGTGGAGCGGACGCCAGCGCTGGAGCCGATGCGGCTGACGGCGGAGGCGCAGTGGGTGTTGATGGAGAAGGTGGCGCCCCGGCGCATGGCGGCGATGTACATGGTGTCCACGGACGAGGGGCTGTTCCTGGACGCGGTCCGCTACTGCACGCAGTGA
- a CDS encoding SMI1/KNR4 family protein, producing the protein MTLDELLAEISRAHHPHPPATREAIADFEARVGWKLDDELRAFYLHSNGAELFEPLPEARYSILSLAEIRRARVAIRGRDEDSAGPPSWWTLVDVQDGDYALVDIDSAPSRYPLLDGWHESYPQRCRRIASSFREFLERALTGGDRIYWLNE; encoded by the coding sequence ATGACGCTGGATGAACTCCTCGCCGAAATCTCTCGAGCCCATCACCCACACCCGCCAGCCACCCGCGAGGCGATTGCCGACTTCGAAGCACGCGTCGGATGGAAGCTCGACGACGAACTGCGCGCCTTCTATCTGCACAGCAACGGCGCCGAACTCTTCGAGCCCTTGCCCGAGGCGCGCTACAGCATCCTGTCCCTCGCGGAAATCCGCCGTGCACGCGTCGCGATTCGCGGAAGGGACGAGGACTCGGCCGGCCCTCCCAGCTGGTGGACACTCGTCGATGTCCAGGACGGCGACTACGCCCTCGTGGACATCGATTCCGCGCCCTCGCGCTACCCGCTCCTGGATGGCTGGCACGAGAGCTACCCACAGCGCTGTCGGCGGATTGCCTCCTCGTTCCGTGAGTTCCTGGAGCGCGCACTCACGGGAGGAGACCGCATCTACTGGCTCAACGAGTAG
- a CDS encoding putative metal-binding motif-containing protein, with protein sequence MNARFWWSGVVLSCLAMAGCESSGGKGDAGVVVEDDSGTSVDGGPGDAGPGDAGTDPLACEKQHGVCAGARRAMVDGAYEPECTALSYGADYESSETRCDGLDNDCDGVTDPSIESRITALPGGYALGQISSLRTEAGVLVAVFDGAESARVLRLDDDLKVQETSSVPMAWVRTGTARQYVRSSKLLRTSEGLALFYSTANFLVRPLKAYLVPLDENGAPKRGPDGEVVEHQLLDRPLDEGRTVVAASTTEDRVVVLWTTGGPLTPPIQVMGTVVDSKGQVLVAPKALFESTSGWTPAPESALWLRNGELLVALTEESGSGQGTVRVRRLDAALAQVGEERAFTTSEWPAPQLVDLGEAAGAPLASPVLVWRSREAPESLRWIRVAGHLFDGGQPVTWLEDTPGDIPWFGAFVDEGELRLSWLSRFYAPGENNTPLYWGRLWTQDPGVAPVERTPGLELMSLNEHAMWVLMEKVAPRRMATMYTATTAEGQVLDAVRYCTP encoded by the coding sequence ATGAATGCTCGGTTCTGGTGGTCCGGGGTGGTCCTATCGTGTCTGGCGATGGCGGGGTGCGAGTCGTCAGGCGGGAAGGGTGACGCGGGCGTGGTGGTGGAGGACGACAGTGGCACTTCAGTCGACGGAGGTCCGGGAGACGCGGGGCCTGGTGATGCAGGCACGGACCCGCTGGCCTGCGAGAAGCAGCACGGTGTCTGCGCGGGAGCCAGGCGCGCGATGGTGGATGGAGCGTACGAGCCGGAGTGCACGGCGCTCTCCTATGGCGCGGACTACGAGAGCTCGGAGACACGCTGTGACGGGCTCGACAACGACTGTGACGGCGTGACGGACCCGTCGATTGAGTCCCGCATCACGGCACTCCCTGGTGGGTACGCGTTGGGACAGATCTCCAGCCTCAGGACAGAGGCCGGGGTGTTGGTGGCGGTATTCGACGGAGCTGAATCCGCGCGTGTCCTCCGGCTGGACGACGACCTGAAGGTTCAGGAGACGTCGAGCGTGCCGATGGCCTGGGTGCGCACGGGAACGGCTCGGCAGTACGTGCGCTCCTCGAAGCTGTTGCGGACCTCGGAAGGGCTCGCGCTGTTCTACTCCACCGCGAACTTCCTGGTGCGTCCGCTCAAGGCCTACCTCGTCCCGCTCGATGAGAATGGGGCACCGAAGAGAGGGCCGGACGGTGAGGTGGTGGAACATCAGTTGCTCGATCGGCCGCTGGATGAGGGGCGTACGGTGGTGGCTGCGTCGACCACGGAGGACCGGGTGGTGGTGCTCTGGACGACGGGTGGGCCCCTGACTCCTCCCATCCAGGTGATGGGCACCGTGGTGGATTCGAAGGGGCAGGTGCTCGTGGCGCCCAAAGCGCTCTTCGAGAGCACGTCGGGATGGACGCCCGCTCCGGAGAGTGCGTTGTGGCTGCGCAATGGTGAGCTCCTGGTGGCGCTGACGGAGGAGTCGGGGTCGGGGCAGGGCACTGTCCGGGTTCGCCGACTCGACGCGGCGTTGGCTCAAGTGGGTGAGGAGCGAGCCTTCACGACGTCCGAGTGGCCGGCCCCGCAGTTGGTCGACCTGGGGGAGGCGGCGGGAGCTCCGCTTGCTTCTCCGGTGTTGGTGTGGCGAAGCCGAGAGGCGCCGGAGTCCCTCCGCTGGATTCGCGTGGCGGGCCACCTGTTCGACGGTGGCCAGCCGGTGACCTGGCTGGAGGACACCCCTGGCGATATCCCCTGGTTCGGAGCGTTCGTCGACGAGGGCGAGCTTCGACTGTCCTGGCTGTCGAGGTTCTATGCGCCAGGCGAGAACAACACGCCGCTCTATTGGGGCCGGCTGTGGACGCAGGACCCAGGTGTCGCACCGGTGGAGCGGACGCCGGGACTGGAGCTGATGTCCCTGAACGAGCATGCGATGTGGGTGTTGATGGAGAAGGTGGCGCCCCGCCGCATGGCGACGATGTACACGGCGACCACGGCAGAGGGGCAGGTCCTGGACGCAGTCCGCTACTGCACGCCGTGA
- a CDS encoding putative metal-binding motif-containing protein, protein MTARYWRVVLVLLWVVTGCDSSEGKGDAGTVVEDGGAREDGGTPEDAGPGDAGTDPLACEKQHGVCAGARRAMVDGAYEPECTALSYGADYESAETRCDGLDNDCDGVTDPSFASRVTNLDMPYVDGLSILRTDQGVFVSMSGNGVRILRLNTDLVLQGTGTVSMPWTRKDAPVGVSYAAKLLRTQDGLALVYATHGPSLGPPFHAYLVPLDAQGLPKTGPEGDLLEFPLVDWQGDGRAPRMATSPQGDRVVVVWRTGTEQTPPFQVMGAVTDLRGQVLVAPKVLFTSPERKQPWPSDVLVLRNEEVLVAVNDESPALGGDTVRLRRFNTHLDPVGDERSFELAYGAAPRLVELGATRGGPLESPVLLMRSRVGPPWVTQVQVVQNLFSGGVGETWSEVPTPQVAWYGALADEGVLRLAWLSKHKDYGAPPPGGDSFLGWEGRLWTQDEGHASADRSPTPDLLPLHAHAQWVLMEKLAPRQVGALYMTSTVEGSSLDAVRYCTP, encoded by the coding sequence ATGACTGCAAGGTATTGGCGGGTCGTCCTGGTCCTGTTGTGGGTGGTGACGGGGTGTGATTCCTCGGAGGGGAAGGGGGACGCGGGCACGGTGGTGGAGGACGGTGGTGCTCGGGAGGATGGCGGAACGCCGGAGGACGCAGGGCCCGGTGATGCAGGCACGGACCCGCTGGCCTGCGAGAAGCAGCACGGCGTCTGCGCGGGAGCCAGGCGCGCGATGGTGGATGGAGCGTACGAGCCGGAGTGCACGGCGCTCTCCTATGGCGCGGACTACGAGAGCGCGGAGACGCGCTGTGATGGGCTCGACAACGACTGTGACGGCGTGACGGACCCGTCGTTCGCGTCACGCGTCACGAACCTGGATATGCCTTATGTGGACGGCCTCTCCATCCTCCGGACGGACCAGGGCGTCTTCGTGTCCATGAGCGGCAATGGGGTTCGCATCCTGCGGTTGAACACGGACCTGGTGCTGCAGGGAACCGGGACAGTGTCGATGCCCTGGACGCGCAAGGACGCGCCGGTGGGAGTGAGCTATGCGGCGAAGCTCCTGCGAACTCAGGACGGGCTCGCGTTGGTCTACGCCACGCATGGCCCGAGCCTCGGGCCCCCATTCCACGCGTATCTCGTCCCGTTGGATGCCCAGGGCTTGCCGAAGACTGGGCCCGAGGGTGACCTGCTGGAGTTCCCTCTCGTCGACTGGCAGGGAGATGGGCGAGCGCCTCGGATGGCGACGTCTCCCCAGGGAGACCGGGTGGTGGTGGTCTGGCGCACGGGGACCGAGCAGACACCTCCGTTTCAGGTGATGGGAGCGGTGACGGACCTCCGGGGACAAGTGCTCGTCGCGCCGAAGGTGCTCTTCACGAGCCCCGAGAGAAAGCAGCCATGGCCCAGTGACGTCCTCGTGCTGCGCAACGAAGAGGTCCTGGTGGCAGTGAACGATGAATCCCCCGCGCTGGGGGGCGATACCGTGCGGCTGCGCCGCTTCAACACCCACCTGGACCCGGTGGGCGACGAGCGCTCCTTCGAGCTTGCCTACGGCGCGGCGCCCCGATTGGTGGAGCTGGGGGCCACGCGTGGGGGACCGCTGGAGTCGCCGGTGTTGCTGATGCGCTCGAGAGTCGGACCGCCGTGGGTCACCCAGGTCCAGGTCGTCCAGAACCTCTTCAGTGGAGGCGTGGGGGAGACCTGGAGCGAAGTGCCCACGCCCCAGGTCGCCTGGTACGGCGCGCTCGCGGACGAAGGCGTGCTGCGGTTGGCGTGGCTCTCCAAGCACAAGGACTACGGGGCTCCACCTCCTGGTGGTGATTCCTTTCTGGGCTGGGAAGGGCGTCTCTGGACTCAGGACGAGGGGCATGCGTCAGCGGATCGCTCTCCCACTCCGGACCTCCTGCCGCTGCATGCCCATGCCCAGTGGGTCCTGATGGAGAAGCTCGCGCCTCGTCAGGTGGGCGCGCTCTACATGACGTCCACGGTGGAGGGCAGCTCCCTGGACGCGGTCCGCTACTGCACGCCGTGA